The following is a genomic window from Streptomyces sp. NBC_01381.
GGTCCGCGCCCTGCGCGCCCGCGGCATCCCGCTCGTCTTCGACGGCGCCCCCGGCGACCCGCACCCCACGGACCGCTGGGTCGACAACGACCACGTGGCCACCACCCACGAGGTCCTCGACCACCTCACCGCGGCCGGCGCCCGCCGTATCGCCCTGCAGTCCGGCAGCGGCGGTGAGCACTACGCGCGCGTGGTGACCGAGACGTACGAGGCGTGGTGCGCCCGGCGCTCACTGCCCCCGCTGGTGGTTCCCTTCGATGAGTACGACGATGAAGGTCATGCCTTCGACGAGGTGCTCGGACGGATCGACGCCGTCCATGCCGTCTACGACCCCGGCGGCCGCCAGCTCCTCGCCGTGGCGGCCCGGCACGGCCTGCGGGTCCCGGACGATCTGCTGCTCGTGTGCGCGAGCGAGGATCCGGGGTACGCGGAGACCGAGCCGCCCGTCACGACGGTGACCCTCGACCCGGAACGCACGGCACGCACGGCCGTGTCCCTGCTCGTCGACCTGATCGAAGGAGGGCAGGCCGAAGCGCCCGGCCAGGTGCTTGTCCCGGCAGGTCTGAGACCCCGCGCCTCGTCGCGGCGCAGGGTGATGTACTAGAGTTATCTCGACATCGAGATATCTGCCGAGGCGCACCATAAGCCGCCCCCCGGTAAGGGTTACCTAACTAAGCCTTACCTTAGCGGATCGACGAGGAGTCGTGGCGGCAGGATGTGACGGAACGCGCACATATATGAAGGAGACTGTCGTGTCGGCGAACAGCTTCGACGCCCGCAGCACGCTGCGCGTGGGCGACGAGTCGTACGAGATCTTCAAGCTGGACAAGGTCGAGGGCTCCGCGCGCCTCCCTTACAGCCTGAAGGTGCTGCTGGAGAACCTGCTCCGCACCGAGGACGGCGCGAACATCACCGCCGACCACATCCGCGCGCTCGGCAACTGGGACTCCCAGGCGCAGCCGTCGCAGGAGATCCAGTTCACGCCGGCCCGCGTGATCATGCAGGACTTCACCGGCGTGCCCTGCGTCGTGGACCTCGCCACCATGCGTGAGGCCGTGAAGGAGCTCGGCGGCGACCCGGCGAAGATCAACCCGCTGGCCCCGGCCGAGCTGGTCATCGACCACTCCGTGATCGCCGACAAGTTCGGCACGGCGGAGGCCTTCGGCCAGAACGTCGAGCTGGAGTACGGCCGCAACAAGGAGCGCTACCAGTTCCTGCGCTGGGGCCAGACCGCCTTCGACGAGTTCAAGGTCGTCCCCCCGGGCACCGGCATCGTCCACCAGGTCAACATCGAGAAGCTGGCCCGTACGGTCATGGTCCGGGGTGGCCAGGCCTACCCCGACACCCTGGTCGGCACCGACTCGCACACCACGATGGTCAACGGCCTCGGCGTCCTCGGCTGGGGCGTCGGCGGCATCGAGGCCGAGGCCGCGATGCTCGGCCAGCCGGTCTCCATGCTCATCCCGCGCGTCGTCGGCTTCAAGCTGACCGGCGAGCTGCCGGCCGGCACCACCGCCACCGACCTCGTCCTCACGATCACCGAGATGCTGCGCAAGCACGGCGTCGTCGGCAAGTTCGTCGAGTTCTACGGCGAGGGTGTGGCGGCCACGAGCCTCGCCAACCGCGCCACCATCGGCAACATGTCGCCGGAGTTCGGCTCCACCGCCGCGATCTTCCCGATCGACGACGAGACGCTGAAGTACCTGCGCCTGACCGGCCGTGACGAGCAGCAGGTCGCGCTCGTCGAGTCGTACGCCAAGGAGCAGGGCCTCTGGCTCGACCCGGCCGCCGAGCCCGACTTCTCCGAGAAGCTCGAGCTGGACCTCTCGACGGTCGTCCCGTCGATCGCCGGTCCCAAGCGCCCGCAGGACCGCATCGTCCTCGCCAACGCCGCCCAGCAGTTCGCGGTCGACGTGCGCAACTACGTCGCGGACGACGACGAGGCGGGCAAGGAGTCCTTCCCGGCCTCCGACTCCCCGGCGAACCACCCCAACGGCGCCCCGTCGAAGCCGGTCACCGTCACGGCCCCCGACGGCTCGACGTACGAGATCGACCACGGCGCCGTCACGGTCGCCGCGATCACCTCCTGCACCAACACCTCGAACCCGTACGTGATGGTCGCCGCCGCGCTCGTCGCGAAGAAGGCCGTCGAGAAGGGCCTGACCCGCAAGCCGTGGGTCAAGACGACCCTCGCCCCGGGTTCCAAGGTCGTCACCGACTACTTCGACAAGTCGGGCCTGACCCCGTACCTGGACAAGGTCGGCTTCAACCTCGTCGGCTACGGCTGCACCACCTGCATCGGCAACTCGGGCCCGCTGCCCGAGGAGGTCTCGAAGGCCGTCAACGACCACGACCTGGCCGTGACGTCCGTCCTCTCCGGCAACCGGAACTTCGAGGGCCGCATCAACCCCGACGTCAAGATGAACTACCTGGCGTCCCCGCCGCTGGTCGTCGCGTACGCCATCGCCGGTTCGATGAAGGTGGACATCACCAAGGACGCCCTCGGCGTCGACCAGGACGGCAAGCCCGTCTACCTGAAGGACATCTGGCCCTCCGAGGCCGAGGTGAACGACGTCGTCGCCAACTCCATCGGCGAGGACATGTTCAACAAGTCCTACCAGGACGTCTTCGCGGGCGACGCCCAGTGGCAGGCGCTCTCGATCCCGACCGGCAACACCTTCGAGTGGGACGGCGAGTCGACCTACGTCCGCAAGCCCCCGTACTTCGAGGGCATGGGCATGGAGCCGGCCCCGGTCCAGGACATCTCCGGCGCCCGCGTGCTCGCCAAGCTGGGCGACTCGGTCACCACCGACCACATCTCCCCGGCCGGTGCGATCAAGGCCGACACCCCGGCCGGCAAGTACCTGTCGGAGCACGGCGTCGAGCGCCGCGACTTCAACTCGTACGGTTCCCGTCGCGGCAACCACGAGATCATGATCCGCGGCACGTTCGCCAACATCCGCCTGCGCAACCAGATCGCGCCGGGCACCGAGGGCGGCTTCACGCGTGACTTCACGCAGGCCGACGCGCCGGTCTCGTTCATCTACGACGCCTCGCAGAACTACCAGGCCGCCGGCATCCCGCTGGTCATCCTGGGCGGCAAGGAGTACGGCTCAGGATCGTCGCGCGACTGGGCCGCCAAGGGCACCAGCCTGCTCGGCGTGAAGGCCGTCATCACCGAGTCGTACGAGCGCATCCACCGCTCGAACCTCATCGGCATGGGCGTCGTCCCGCTGCAGTTCCCGGAGGGCCAGTCCGCCGACTCCCTCGGCCTGACCGGCGAGGAGACCTTCTCCATCGCGGGCCTCACCGAGCTGAACGACGGCTCCACGCCTCGGACGGTCAAGGTCACCACCGACACCGGCGTGGAGTTCGACGCGGTCGTCCGCATCGACACCCCCGGCGAGGCGGACTACTACCGCAACGGCGGCATCCTGCAGTACGTGCTGCGTTCGCTGATCCGCAAGTAGGTCTCGCCCCAGGGCAGTTGGGCCCGCACTTCCCTTGCCGGGGGGTGCGGGCCCTACGCTTTGTGTGCCAGGGAACGCGCGGCGGCGACGGGGGTTGCAGTGGACGCTGGAGCAGTGGGCATCAAGGTCGCGTCCTCGGTCGTGGTGCCGTTGCTGAAGCGGTTGCTGCTGCCGCCGCCCAAGGCGCCGGGAGCCGAGTACACCGAACGGCCCGTACGGATCAAGGGGTTGCTGTCCTTCGCGGGCGACCACCCCGCGCTCAGCAAGGACGACATGCACCGGCTCGCCCGGGAGCTGGTGCGCCGGGCGGTACGGGCCGCCGGGCCGCACGAGCGGCCGATCGCGGACGACGAGCACGACGCCGTCGGGCAGGCCCTGACCCGTACCCTCTTCGCCCTCGGCGAGCTCGACATGGACGACGTGCAGGTCTTCGTGCTCGGGCCCGAAGAACTGGCCAGGGAACTGTCCCGCAAGGCCGGGCCCGACACGCGCAGGCTGCTCACCCGCGACGCGGCGCTCTTCCACGACGTACTCCTGCGGACGGCCTGCGTGCACCTCGTGCGGTTCTTCACCCAGCGGCCCGGATTCGCGGCCCGGGCCCAACTCGAGGAGTTCCACGAACTGCGGCGCCAGCGCGACCAGTTGGAGGTCATTCTGCGCCGCGTATCGGGCGACGACTGGATGGCGGCGGACGCCCGCTTCGAGGAGAAATATGCCGCCTACGTCATTGAGCGGCACGGCAGCCTCACCCTCTACGGAGTCGATCTGCGCGACCCCGGCGGCCAGGAGTGGCCCCTGGAGAGCGCCTACTTGAGCCTGCGGGCCGTCGCGACGGCCGCCGTGGACGACGAACCCGACGCGGCCCGCGAGGGAAGGGCGGCGGAACTCGAAGAGAGCGTCGAGACCGTCCTCGTCGGTCACGGGCGCGTCCTGCTGCAAGGGCTCGCCGGTACGGGCAAGACGACGCTCGTCCAGTGGCTGGCCCTGACCACCGCGCGGCAGGAGACGGTGCCGGGGCATCTGCCGCAGCTCCTGGGGCGCGTTCCCTTCGTCCTCCCGCTGCGCACCCTGGTCCGCGAGGGCACCGAACTGCCGCTGCCCGACGACTTCCTGCGCCGGATGGGCTGCCCGCTGGTGGGCACCGAACCCGACGGCTGGACGGCGCGCGTGCTGCAGAACGGCCGCGGGGTCCTGCTCATCGACGGCCTCGACGAGATTCCCGAGGCCGACCGCACACGCACCAGGGACTGGCTGCGCCGGCTCCTCGCCGCCTTCTCCGGCAACCTGTGGCTCGCCACCACCCGCCCCTCCGCGCTCGCCCCCGGCTGGCTGGAGCGCGAGGGCTTCCACGAGTTCACCCTGAACGCGCTGCGCCCCGACGATCTGTGGCGCTTCATCCAGCGGTGGCACACGGCGGCCGAAGCGCCTGAAGGAACGGACGACGAGCTGATCCAATCCCTGCGCACACACCCGGAATTGAGCAGGCTCGCCACCAACCCGCTGATGTGCAGCTTGATCTGCGCCCTGCACAGGGAGCGCAACGGCTTTCTGCCCGAGGGGCGGTCCGCCCTCTACAAAGCGGCCCTGTCCATGCTGCTTGAACGGCGCGACAAGGAGCGCGGCGTGCCCCCCGAGCTCAGCGAGGAGGCCGCCGCCGAACCCCTCAAACGCCTCGCGTACTGGCTCATCCGCAACGAACGCACCCAGATCGAACGTACGGACGCCGTGGAGCTGCTCCGCAGGCTTCAACCCCAGGTGCCGAGCCTCCAGCGGATGGGAGACCCCGAGCACGCCTTGCGGTATCTCCTCGTACGCACCGGACTGCTGCGTGAACCCGCCTCGGGTGCCGTGGATTTCGTCCACCGCACCTTTCAGGATTATCTCGGCGCCAAGGCGGTGCTCGAAGAGCGGGACTTCGGCATTCTGGTGAAGAACGCCCATGCCGAAGAGTGGGAGGACGTGGTGCAGATGGCCGTGGCGCAGAGCGATCACAACGGACGCGCCGATCTGCTCATGCGGCTCAACGACCGCGGCAACCGCGAGAAGGACGCGACGGTACAGGCCAGACTGCGGCTGCTCGCCCTCGCCTCGCTGGAGCAGGCCACCCGTCTCGACCCCGTCGTGCGGCGGACCATCGAGACCGAGGCGGCGCGCATGCTGCCGCCGCGCAGCCTGCGCCAGGCCAGGGTCCTCGCGCGCACGGGGCCGCTGCTGCTCGGCCTGCTGCCCAGGGCGGGGAAACTGAAGGGCGACGAGGAGCTGGCGACCGTCCACGCGATCTGCCAGATCGGCGGTGACGCCGCCATCCCGCGTCTGACGGAGTTCCTCGGCACCCGACAGCCCGTGGTGCGGGCCCAACTCCTCGGACACTGGGACCGGTTCGACACCGGTGTCTACGCCAAGGAGATCATCCGGCCGCTCCTGACCGCGGATCCGTCGCAGCCCGTCACCGTGCGCTCGGGTGCCGAGCTCGACGCCCTCGCGACCCTGCCCGGATGCGAACGCGTCGGCATTCACGGCGACTTCGCCCCGACGGCCATCCGCGCGGCGCTGGACCCCCGGCGCCTGCGCGAGCTGCGGCTGCGCGGCGCGCTCCAGCTGGACGACCTCGGTCTGCTCGCGGACTTCCCGGCACTGGAGAGCCTCACCCTGCAGGGTTGCCGCAACCTCAGGGAGCCCGCGCCGCTCACCCGGCTGCCCCAGCTGCACACCCTCGTACTGGAAGACCTCCCGCAGTTCGAACCGCTGGCGAAGCTGGCCCAGTGCCCGCGCCTCAGCGCCCTGCACTTGGGGCTACAAGTGCCCTGGCGCGGGCTCGCCGATCTGTCACGCCTCGGGGATCTGCGGGTCCTCGCGCTGCCGATGGGTACGGTCGAGCTGTCGGAGATCGCGCACTTCCAGGCGCTGGAGGAGCTGCGCCTGCACGAAGCGGGCGACCGGCTACTGCCGGACGGCTGGGGCGCCCTGCTCGCCCAGCTGCCCGCGCTGCGCACGGTGACCCTCTCGCCCGAGCAGCTGAGCACGCTGCTCTTCGACCCGAAGGCGCAGGTCTCGCAGGTCACGCATCTCTATGTGTACGCCAAGCCGGGCGCACCCGTCTCGCTGCGGCGTATCGCCCGGAGGCTGCCGGGACTTGTGGAGATCCATCTCACCCAGGGCACCGACATCGATCTCTCTCATCTGGCCGGCCTGTCCGGGCTGCGACGGGTCAGGCTCGCCTACCCGGGAGAGGTCCGTGCGGCGGCGAACGTCCCCGACCGGGTCGACCTCGAGATCTACCCACAGCCCTGACGGAAAGGGGGTAAGTTCCACTGTTCTACAGGGAGTTGGAGCAGTAGTCAGCGGCTGCTGACCGGGGGAGCGCTGCGACTCGCCCCGAGCGCGGCCGAAGGCCCCCAGCGGAAGCAGGATGTCGTCGGATGGGCAAGCCGCAAACGCCACCGCTGTACGGTCGCGGTCCTCTGCTGGGCTCACTCATTCCGTCGCTCACCGGCCTGGCCTACGACGAACGGGCGCGCAGAAAACGGGAGTTCGGCGACGACGTGCCCGTCGTCCTGCTCACCGGGCAGCACGGACTCGGTCGCAGCGCCGTCCTGGACGGGCTCGCGCGGCACTACCACAAGCGGCTCCCGCTGGCCCATGTGCGGGTCGTGACGCCGGGGGCGTCCGCCGCCGTCCCCGCACAGTCCGGGGGCGTGCCCGCCGCGCCGGCCGCCGACTTCGTGCAGGTCCTCGAACGGATCGTGTGCGCGCTCGCACCCGGGCTCGGCCTGTTCCCCGTCCTGCTGCCGGGCCTGTTCGCGGTCACCGGCTGGTGCCTGGGCGACGCGGACGGGCGGGACGCCATGTGTGCCCGGCACGCCCGGCTCCTGATCGCCTGCGGTCTTCTGGCCGGGGACGAGCGGGACGTGGCGCGGCAGTGGTCGGAGCGGGTCGAAGCCTCCGTGGCCGAGGCGGCGGGCGCGGCCGCCGCCGGCATCGCGGTGGAGGACGACGACGGCTCGCAGCCGGTCACCGCGGCGATCCTGCGTGAACTCCAGTCCCTGCGCGGCCTCGCCCCGGCCCGGAACTGGTACGGGCAGCGGCACACCACGCCGGACGGCGTCACCGGGAAACCCGATGCCCTGCTGGAGCTCGGCCGGCGCTTCCACCGGGGCGGCGACTACCAGCACGCCGTCGAGAACACCCTGATGGCCGCCTTCCTGGAGGAAGTGGCCGACACCTACGGCCTGGTACGGCACCTGAACCGTGAGCCCTGGCCACTGATCCTCCTCGACGAGGCGCACGCCCCCGCGGGGCAGCGCTTCCTGAACCTGCTCCTCGAACACCGCGCCGTCGCGCAGCGGCCCCACCGAGACCGGATCACCGTCGTCGCCACCCGTCTCGGGGACGTACCGCAGGACGAGGCGCCGCAGGCGGTGCGCCGCGAACTGGCGGACCTGCTGCCCGCCGTGGGCGGCGCGCGGCGCAAGCAGGCCGCCGCCATCTGGCAGCGCACCGGACACGATCCGTCCGCCGGGCTGCTCGTCGTGCCGCTGACGCCGCTGGGCAGGGACGACGTCCTGTCGATGCTCGACCGGGCGTCGGCGCGGCTGCTCCACCCGCACCTGGCATCGGCGCTGCACTCGCTGACCGGAGGCCACCCGGCGGCCGGTACCGCGCTGTGCGACGCCGTGGTGCACGCGGCGCGGCAGAACCGCACGGTGACCCCCAGGGACCTGCTCGACCTGCCCACCGCGCAGGGGCGCCCGGTCACCCAGGTGCTGCTTGAGGATCTGCTGCCGGACCGGCGCCAGCGCGACCGGCTCCTCGTGCTGTGCCTGGCCCGGGACAACGCGACCGCGGAGGCACTCGCCGAGGACCTGCGTCTCGACGGGCCCGAGCAGCTGCCCGCCAATGCGGCGGCACAGTACCTGGTGGAGCGGCAGTGGCAGCAATCCGTCCCCGTCGAGGCGCCGTTGGTCGAGAGCCGGCTGCTTCAGTCGCTCCTCGTCCACGAGGCGCGCCGCACCTCGCCGCCCCCCGACGATCCGCACAGCTGGCACCAGATCCACCGCTTCCTGCATCTGCACCACGTGCAGCGCTCCGACACCGAGGAAGCGGACGCGTTGCGGCACAGTCTGGCCGCCGGGAACGCCGCACAGGTGGTGGACATGCTGGCGGACGAGTTCGGTGCGGAGGAGGCGGAACAGAGCGTCCAGCACTGGCTGTTCTGCCTGCGGCACTGTGCCACCGCCCCGACTCCGCCGTCGGCGGGCGGCGGATCGTCCGTGAACTCCCAGGACGGTGCGGGCGGTTGGAGCGACCACCGGGTGGAGATCGCCCTGGGGGAGTACGCCGCCCGCTACACCCACCTCGACGAGGCGGGCCGCAGCATCAACCGGCTCCTGCACGCCCTGTGGTACCTGTCCGAGCCGTACGCCGACGCGGCGATCGACCCGGACGCCGAGACCCTGTGCCAGGCGGTGGGCGACGAACTCGGATTCCTCTCCCGGCGCCACCGCACCTGGTACGCAGCCCTTGGCAGGGCCGCCCGCGACTGGCCGGTGGCCGCCCGCAGACGGAAGGTCCTGCCCGTCCCCGCCAGTGAGGGGTCATGATGTTCAACCACCCGCCCAAGGAGTGGGGCCCCCTCGAATGGCTCGTGGCCGCGGTGGTGGTCATCGCCCTCGTCGCGGGCGCCGTCACCTGGAACAGCTCGCGCCCCGGCCCGTGCGGTGACGGCCTGGAGCAGATCGCCGGGGAGTGTGTCGGCGTCACCGACCACGCCTTTGACGCGGACGAGAAGACCAAGAGCCTCATCAAGGCCGTGGCGGACGAGAACGCCAGGGTGGAGCAGGGCTGGGAGAACCCGTCGGGCGGCAAGGCGCGCACTCCCTACGTACGCATCGCCCTGATGATGCCCTTCACGTCGGACGAGTCCAGCGCGATGACCGGCGACATGATCCGGCGCGCCCTCGCGGGTGCCCACGCGGCGCAGCTGGAGGCGAACAGCGCCAGCGGGCCGCACTACCAGCTGCTCTTCGCCCCCGACGGCAAGGACCTCAGCGAGTGGAAGCCCGTCGTGGACCGTCTCGCCGAGCTGACGCGGGACACGCGGGCCCCGCTCGTGGGGGTGACCGGCATCCCGAGCAGTACGACGGAGACCCGCGAGGCGGTCGCCGAGCTCACCCGGCGCGGCATCCCCACGGTCGGCCCGGTGATCACCGCCGCCTCCATGAACTCCCGGTACTTCTTCAAGACATCGCCCAACAACGAACAGTTCGCCAAGGCCCTTACCCGCTACCTCGACCGCTATCCGCAGGAGAAGAAGGGCCTGTTGCTCTGGGACAGCCGCGAGGGCGACGTGTACTCCCAGAACCTGCGTGAGGTCTTCGACCGGCACTTCGGCAAGACCTACGACCTGAAGAACCACAACTCCCACTACATCGGCTCGTCGGGCGACGATCAGGGCATCCCGCGGCGCTTCGCCGACGCCGTCGCGAGGATCTGCCGTGACAAGGCGGACACCGTCTTCTTCGCGGGACGCGACCAGGACCTGCCCGCCTTCATCAACCGCCTTGCCCATGAGGGTGGTTGCGACCGCGGCGGCGGCAAGCTGCGGATCCTCAAGGTCGGCATCGGCCTGGAGCCGACGCTCACCTCCGCCGATGCCGCACGCAGTCTGCACAGGGCCAACGCCACGATCGTCGACGCCTCGGCCTACGACCCCGCCTGGGCGAAGGCCACCGGCGAGGCGCCCTCGGGTTTCTCCCCCTTCCTCGCGCGTTTCAAGAAGATCGACAGCGAACACGAGCTGGGGGCCGAGCCCTTGAAGGACGGGTACGCGGCCATGTACCACGACGGGTTCGCTCTCCTCGCGTCCGCTGTCGACCGTACATACGGCGAGATCAACGAAGGTGGCGCGCACACCCCCGATCCGGCCCTGCTGCCCTCCACCAAGGACGTGTACAGCACGCTCACCATCTCGACCATCAATGGAGGGGCGTGCACCGGCTGTCTGGTCGGGGCGGGCGGCACCTACGGGTTCACAGGGCCGGGTGAGAACAACCAGTGGGCCGTCTGCAAGCCCGTCCCGATCATCGAGTTCCCGCCGGTCGCCCGGTCCGACGACAAGGAGAAGCTGCCGCTGTACCGGACGTACCGGGGGGACAAGGCGAAGAGCTGCCCGTCATGAACCGGGGAAGCCGCCGTACGGGACGGTGATCAGCTCCATGGCGTGGCCCGCCGGGTCCAGGAAGTAGACCCCCCGGCCGCCGTCGTTGGTGTTGAACTCGCCCGGCAGCTTCTGCTGCGGATCTGCCCAGTGCTCGATGCCGCGCGTCGAGATCTTCTCGTACGCCGCGTCGAACTCTTCCTCGGAGATGAGGAAGGCGTAGTGCTGCAGCGCGATGTCCTTCGCGGGGATGGTGGCGAAGTCCAGCGTGACTGCATTGCTCAGGGCCACCGCGATGAACGGGCCCCATTCAGAAGTGATTTCAAGGCCCAGAAGGTCCGTGAAGAATTCAGCGGACTCCCGGTTGTCCCGGGCGTGGATGATCGTGTGGTTCAGCTCGACCGACAAGGAATGCCTCCAGAAGGCATCTCCTGACACCTCCATGCCTCACCCAGCCGGTGACCGACACGCGATGTCGCCGTGGATCTTAGGCACGGCGACATCGCGCTGTCGAGTTACTTCCCGTGGGCGGTCATGACCCGCCGGCGGAAGGTCACCCTTCCTCCCAGTTCACGCTGCCGACACCCGAGCCGCCGAGGCAGCGAGCGCTCGACGTATCGGCCTTGCCCGCATTCAGGGTCTTCCATTCTCCGGTGGCGTCCGGCCATCCCCCACAGACCACCGTGACACGGAAGGCCGTCACGACACCGGTGTTGTTGGTGCAGTGCGCGTGACCCCAGTAGCCGTCGGTGTCCGTGGTGCAGTCGAGAACCTTGGCGGCCGCGGCCGGTTCCTGCTGCGCCGCCGCCGCACCCGTCGTGACGGCGAACACCGGCAGCGTGACGGCCACCATCGCTGCGAGCTGCTTGAGGGCGAGCCCGGTAAGACGGCGAGGCTTGTTCATGGGTCGGTCTCCTTCTGGATCTGCGTCGCGGTGCACTGGAAGTGCACCGCCGTCCGCACTCCTGTGATGCTTCCGAGCGGCCCTGTCATCCCGCTCACTCCATAGTCACTCGACACTCACCCCTCGTACTGCGATCATTACTCAACGTGACTGGGGTGAGGATCGCGGAGTTCGAGTACCGGCTCCTGGGGCCGCTTGAAGTGCTGTTCGACGGGAGGCCCGTGGTGATGCGGGCGGCCAAACAGCGGGCCCTTCTGGCATCGCTCCTGGTGGACGCCAACAAGGTCGTCTCCGCCGACACCCTGATCGACAGACTGTGGGACGAACCGCCGGACGGCGCCCGCAACGCCCTGCAGAACTACGTGCTGCGGCTGCGCCGCACCCTGAACGGCGGGCCGATCCGTACGTGCGCGGGCGGCTATCTCATCGACGTGCCCGACGAGGCCCTGGACCTGCACCGGTTCGATGCCCTGGTCGCCCGGGCCCGCGCCGCCGCGGCGGCCCAGGCGGCCGAGCGGGCTTCGGCGCTCCTCGGCGAGGCGCTGGCGCTGTGGCGCGGGGAGCCGTTCTCGGACGTGCCGTCGGAGCGGCTGAGACTGGAGGTCGTTCCGGCGCTGAACGAGCGGCG
Proteins encoded in this region:
- a CDS encoding LacI family DNA-binding transcriptional regulator, with the protein product MHRPTLADIARAAEVSTATVSHALNGTGRLSESTRRRVRQTATALGYSGAATPRTRTIGVAVTTYRKAWNYTEVAYFSRAVAAATTAAHARGYALTTLPADRVTEDTWHGIAVDGMLVMDSTPGDPMVRALRARGIPLVFDGAPGDPHPTDRWVDNDHVATTHEVLDHLTAAGARRIALQSGSGGEHYARVVTETYEAWCARRSLPPLVVPFDEYDDEGHAFDEVLGRIDAVHAVYDPGGRQLLAVAARHGLRVPDDLLLVCASEDPGYAETEPPVTTVTLDPERTARTAVSLLVDLIEGGQAEAPGQVLVPAGLRPRASSRRRVMY
- the acnA gene encoding aconitate hydratase AcnA, with product MSANSFDARSTLRVGDESYEIFKLDKVEGSARLPYSLKVLLENLLRTEDGANITADHIRALGNWDSQAQPSQEIQFTPARVIMQDFTGVPCVVDLATMREAVKELGGDPAKINPLAPAELVIDHSVIADKFGTAEAFGQNVELEYGRNKERYQFLRWGQTAFDEFKVVPPGTGIVHQVNIEKLARTVMVRGGQAYPDTLVGTDSHTTMVNGLGVLGWGVGGIEAEAAMLGQPVSMLIPRVVGFKLTGELPAGTTATDLVLTITEMLRKHGVVGKFVEFYGEGVAATSLANRATIGNMSPEFGSTAAIFPIDDETLKYLRLTGRDEQQVALVESYAKEQGLWLDPAAEPDFSEKLELDLSTVVPSIAGPKRPQDRIVLANAAQQFAVDVRNYVADDDEAGKESFPASDSPANHPNGAPSKPVTVTAPDGSTYEIDHGAVTVAAITSCTNTSNPYVMVAAALVAKKAVEKGLTRKPWVKTTLAPGSKVVTDYFDKSGLTPYLDKVGFNLVGYGCTTCIGNSGPLPEEVSKAVNDHDLAVTSVLSGNRNFEGRINPDVKMNYLASPPLVVAYAIAGSMKVDITKDALGVDQDGKPVYLKDIWPSEAEVNDVVANSIGEDMFNKSYQDVFAGDAQWQALSIPTGNTFEWDGESTYVRKPPYFEGMGMEPAPVQDISGARVLAKLGDSVTTDHISPAGAIKADTPAGKYLSEHGVERRDFNSYGSRRGNHEIMIRGTFANIRLRNQIAPGTEGGFTRDFTQADAPVSFIYDASQNYQAAGIPLVILGGKEYGSGSSRDWAAKGTSLLGVKAVITESYERIHRSNLIGMGVVPLQFPEGQSADSLGLTGEETFSIAGLTELNDGSTPRTVKVTTDTGVEFDAVVRIDTPGEADYYRNGGILQYVLRSLIRK
- a CDS encoding NACHT domain-containing NTPase; amino-acid sequence: MDAGAVGIKVASSVVVPLLKRLLLPPPKAPGAEYTERPVRIKGLLSFAGDHPALSKDDMHRLARELVRRAVRAAGPHERPIADDEHDAVGQALTRTLFALGELDMDDVQVFVLGPEELARELSRKAGPDTRRLLTRDAALFHDVLLRTACVHLVRFFTQRPGFAARAQLEEFHELRRQRDQLEVILRRVSGDDWMAADARFEEKYAAYVIERHGSLTLYGVDLRDPGGQEWPLESAYLSLRAVATAAVDDEPDAAREGRAAELEESVETVLVGHGRVLLQGLAGTGKTTLVQWLALTTARQETVPGHLPQLLGRVPFVLPLRTLVREGTELPLPDDFLRRMGCPLVGTEPDGWTARVLQNGRGVLLIDGLDEIPEADRTRTRDWLRRLLAAFSGNLWLATTRPSALAPGWLEREGFHEFTLNALRPDDLWRFIQRWHTAAEAPEGTDDELIQSLRTHPELSRLATNPLMCSLICALHRERNGFLPEGRSALYKAALSMLLERRDKERGVPPELSEEAAAEPLKRLAYWLIRNERTQIERTDAVELLRRLQPQVPSLQRMGDPEHALRYLLVRTGLLREPASGAVDFVHRTFQDYLGAKAVLEERDFGILVKNAHAEEWEDVVQMAVAQSDHNGRADLLMRLNDRGNREKDATVQARLRLLALASLEQATRLDPVVRRTIETEAARMLPPRSLRQARVLARTGPLLLGLLPRAGKLKGDEELATVHAICQIGGDAAIPRLTEFLGTRQPVVRAQLLGHWDRFDTGVYAKEIIRPLLTADPSQPVTVRSGAELDALATLPGCERVGIHGDFAPTAIRAALDPRRLRELRLRGALQLDDLGLLADFPALESLTLQGCRNLREPAPLTRLPQLHTLVLEDLPQFEPLAKLAQCPRLSALHLGLQVPWRGLADLSRLGDLRVLALPMGTVELSEIAHFQALEELRLHEAGDRLLPDGWGALLAQLPALRTVTLSPEQLSTLLFDPKAQVSQVTHLYVYAKPGAPVSLRRIARRLPGLVEIHLTQGTDIDLSHLAGLSGLRRVRLAYPGEVRAAANVPDRVDLEIYPQP
- a CDS encoding ATP-binding protein — protein: MGKPQTPPLYGRGPLLGSLIPSLTGLAYDERARRKREFGDDVPVVLLTGQHGLGRSAVLDGLARHYHKRLPLAHVRVVTPGASAAVPAQSGGVPAAPAADFVQVLERIVCALAPGLGLFPVLLPGLFAVTGWCLGDADGRDAMCARHARLLIACGLLAGDERDVARQWSERVEASVAEAAGAAAAGIAVEDDDGSQPVTAAILRELQSLRGLAPARNWYGQRHTTPDGVTGKPDALLELGRRFHRGGDYQHAVENTLMAAFLEEVADTYGLVRHLNREPWPLILLDEAHAPAGQRFLNLLLEHRAVAQRPHRDRITVVATRLGDVPQDEAPQAVRRELADLLPAVGGARRKQAAAIWQRTGHDPSAGLLVVPLTPLGRDDVLSMLDRASARLLHPHLASALHSLTGGHPAAGTALCDAVVHAARQNRTVTPRDLLDLPTAQGRPVTQVLLEDLLPDRRQRDRLLVLCLARDNATAEALAEDLRLDGPEQLPANAAAQYLVERQWQQSVPVEAPLVESRLLQSLLVHEARRTSPPPDDPHSWHQIHRFLHLHHVQRSDTEEADALRHSLAAGNAAQVVDMLADEFGAEEAEQSVQHWLFCLRHCATAPTPPSAGGGSSVNSQDGAGGWSDHRVEIALGEYAARYTHLDEAGRSINRLLHALWYLSEPYADAAIDPDAETLCQAVGDELGFLSRRHRTWYAALGRAARDWPVAARRRKVLPVPASEGS
- a CDS encoding ABC transporter substrate-binding protein — protein: MMFNHPPKEWGPLEWLVAAVVVIALVAGAVTWNSSRPGPCGDGLEQIAGECVGVTDHAFDADEKTKSLIKAVADENARVEQGWENPSGGKARTPYVRIALMMPFTSDESSAMTGDMIRRALAGAHAAQLEANSASGPHYQLLFAPDGKDLSEWKPVVDRLAELTRDTRAPLVGVTGIPSSTTETREAVAELTRRGIPTVGPVITAASMNSRYFFKTSPNNEQFAKALTRYLDRYPQEKKGLLLWDSREGDVYSQNLREVFDRHFGKTYDLKNHNSHYIGSSGDDQGIPRRFADAVARICRDKADTVFFAGRDQDLPAFINRLAHEGGCDRGGGKLRILKVGIGLEPTLTSADAARSLHRANATIVDASAYDPAWAKATGEAPSGFSPFLARFKKIDSEHELGAEPLKDGYAAMYHDGFALLASAVDRTYGEINEGGAHTPDPALLPSTKDVYSTLTISTINGGACTGCLVGAGGTYGFTGPGENNQWAVCKPVPIIEFPPVARSDDKEKLPLYRTYRGDKAKSCPS